Below is a window of Synergistota bacterium DNA.
ATAAGCGTATGCCCTATAGGGCTTTTATCTCCTCTTCTTATGGCGTTTTTATACCTTATCTCCCAGGGATCCATTTTCAGGACAAGGGCAAGCTCATCCATCTGCGATTCAAAAGCAAAGTTCACCTGAGGAACCCCAAAGCCTCTCATGGCTCCGCACACAACATTATTGGTATAGACGGCGTACCCGTCAACATGAGCATTCGGTATCTTATATGGACCTCCGAAGTGCTCCACCGCCAAGGACATAACCTCAGCACCAAAGCTCGCGTAAGCACCGGTATCAAAGTAGAGCTCAGCCTTAACCGCCGTAAGCGTTCCATCCCGCTTAGCTCCGGTCCTATACCTCATGATCGCGGGATGCCTATGATAGCTCGACTGAATGGATTCCTCTCTCGAGTAAACGAGCTTCACGGGCCTCTTAAGATAAAGAACCGCGAGGGCAAGGTGTATCTGAACGGTAATGCCATCCTTCCTTCCAAAGCCTCCCCCGAAAAAGGGAGCTATAACCCTAACCATATCCTCCGGTATTCCCAAAGCTTCGGATATCTCCCTTCTGTCTCTAAACGGGGTTTGAGTGCCAGCCCAAATAACTATCTTGCCATCCTCCCACTTAGCAAAGCCCGCCTCCGTTTCGAGTGAAGCGTGATCTATGATAGGATATACATACTCTCCCTCAACCACAACATCAGCCTCTTCAAAGCCCTTCTCCACATCTCCAACGCTTACCGAAAGCTTCTTTAAAAGATTTCCTCCTTCGTGAACTAAAGGAGCGTCATCTTTCAGAGCCTCAAGGGGATCAAAAACAGCCGGAAGAACCTCGTAATCCACCTTTATAAGCGAAAGAGCGCGAGAAAGCGCCTCCTTACTCTCAGCAGCGACAAGACATATAGGGTCTCCAACATACCTTGCTTTTCTCTCGACCAATACCTCTTGATCCTTCCTCACCACCCCGTATCTGTTAGTTCCCTTTATGTCTCTGCAGGTAAAAATCCTAACAACTCCAGGAACCTTAAGGGCTTCTTTAAGATGCAAATTACTTATAATAGCGTGAGGATGCTCGCTCCTCTTAAGCCCAAGATAAAGCATACCTTCTTCGTAATAGTCAGATGGATAAAAATGCTTCCCTCTTGCCTTATCGTAGGCATCAACCTTAATAATCCTCTCTCCCATGCTTGGCAAAGGCGCTCACCCCCTAAGAGCCTTAAGAACCCTTTCCGGCGTAAAAGGATTCTCCCAAAGCCTCACTCCCACGGCATCATATATGGCATTCGCTATGGCGGGAATCGGACCGTTTATGCATATCTCAGCAACGCTTTTAGCGCCGAAGGGTCCCGTGGGCTCATCGGTCTCAACGAATATGACATCAACCGGCGGCATGTCCGCCGCCGTTATAATCTTATAAAGAGAAAGATCACCATTAAGGAGCTTACCTTTCCCATTAAACTTCATTTCCTCAAAAAGCGCGTATCCTATCCCATTAGCTATAGCGCCCAATACCTGCCCCTTCGCAAGAGGAGGGTTTATAACCTTACCGCAGTCGACCGCAACGACATATCTCAAAACCTTAACGAATCCCGTCGCTTCATCCACCTCAACCTCAGCAAAGTGGGCGGCAAAAGGAGGAGGTGAAACTGGAGATACGAAGGAAGCTGATGCCTCTATTTGGCGCTGGTTTCTCACATAGAGACTTCTTAAACCTATATCCTTTAGGGAGACGCTCCTTCCATCATCGCCTTTAACGAACACCTTCCCATCCTTCAGGAAAAGCAGGTTCTTTTCAACCAAAAGCATCTCAGAAGCTACATCAAGAATCTGATCCCTAAGCTTTTCCGCCGCTTTCTTAACCGCGTTCCCAGAGACATAGGTCGTGCTCGAAGCATAAGCCCCCGTATCAAAAGGCGTAAAATCCGTATCGGATGAGTAAACATATAT
It encodes the following:
- a CDS encoding xanthine dehydrogenase family protein, which gives rise to MPSMGERIIKVDAYDKARGKHFYPSDYYEEGMLYLGLKRSEHPHAIISNLHLKEALKVPGVVRIFTCRDIKGTNRYGVVRKDQEVLVERKARYVGDPICLVAAESKEALSRALSLIKVDYEVLPAVFDPLEALKDDAPLVHEGGNLLKKLSVSVGDVEKGFEEADVVVEGEYVYPIIDHASLETEAGFAKWEDGKIVIWAGTQTPFRDRREISEALGIPEDMVRVIAPFFGGGFGRKDGITVQIHLALAVLYLKRPVKLVYSREESIQSSYHRHPAIMRYRTGAKRDGTLTAVKAELYFDTGAYASFGAEVMSLAVEHFGGPYKIPNAHVDGYAVYTNNVVCGAMRGFGVPQVNFAFESQMDELALVLKMDPWEIRYKNAIRRGDKSPIGHTLIYSVGLREALKKLKKSDLWKKKDGLLKTNSPFKKRGWGIACSYQGGGLGVGIPDYAEAKIELLPDGKYRVYAGISDMGQGNASSYVHIASMVLNAPMELFELVLPDTDRTLDSGPSSASRTTYIYGKALVQACEQLKNDMFYAVSERYGVSVEELQLKEDSVAWNEGSVSLSEVYELLPPEKRVSTSYVEMPLAKDRREIGSGLPHIIYAFAAHLALVEVDTLTGEVRVLGYATSTDVGKILNLSLFEGQVQGGVTQGIGAALMEEIKLSNGKVLNPDFTTYMIPTASDIPDIEVLTVDGYEPTGPFGLKGAGEISVDGPPPAIGNAIRMAIGRRMRKIPFTPEKVLMEILKGDSGS
- a CDS encoding xanthine dehydrogenase family protein molybdopterin-binding subunit, with protein sequence IYVYSSDTDFTPFDTGAYASSTTYVSGNAVKKAAEKLRDQILDVASEMLLVEKNLLFLKDGKVFVKGDDGRSVSLKDIGLRSLYVRNQRQIEASASFVSPVSPPPFAAHFAEVEVDEATGFVKVLRYVVAVDCGKVINPPLAKGQVLGAIANGIGYALFEEMKFNGKGKLLNGDLSLYKIITAADMPPVDVIFVETDEPTGPFGAKSVAEICINGPIPAIANAIYDAVGVRLWENPFTPERVLKALRG